The following coding sequences are from one Thermofilaceae archaeon window:
- a CDS encoding class I SAM-dependent methyltransferase — translation MVRVDPSLIRFALRMVGSREGREIVRAKGEFERYVAWRMRKVLEESKLDRELEVKPFHEFVDQTLARMVCDFMVESGYAVWVGDRLRFTKPAGEAPAVRTRFVGEFKTVVDRVLASLPEALLTGMRPYAASAASGEIRAAFAKLLDSMGYNWFREYVVRWARIPPNSLVLDVGAGIGLSSIAILRVVPGSRVIAVDPYRENLEAAKLYAEILGLADRLETRVGRGEEVDKLVDMVDWAVAINVLSWCADPLVLLQAVGRVAPRLLLAQGVSDKRVNLATIFITYLLGSGPYPTRRRLYEMLRLAGWKVERRTEFPAPIVVASRGGSIEGG, via the coding sequence GTGGTTAGGGTGGACCCGAGCCTCATCCGCTTCGCCCTGAGGATGGTGGGGTCGAGGGAGGGGCGGGAGATCGTCAGAGCTAAAGGGGAGTTTGAGCGCTACGTCGCCTGGAGGATGCGAAAGGTGCTCGAAGAGTCTAAGCTGGACAGGGAGCTTGAAGTTAAGCCGTTCCACGAGTTCGTGGACCAGACGCTGGCCAGGATGGTTTGCGACTTCATGGTGGAGTCCGGCTACGCGGTCTGGGTTGGAGATAGGCTCCGCTTCACTAAGCCGGCCGGTGAGGCGCCGGCGGTGAGAACCCGGTTTGTGGGCGAGTTCAAGACCGTTGTCGACCGCGTGCTCGCATCCCTGCCGGAGGCGCTGCTGACCGGCATGCGCCCCTACGCCGCCTCAGCCGCGAGCGGCGAGATCCGCGCGGCTTTCGCCAAGCTGCTCGACAGCATGGGCTACAACTGGTTCCGGGAGTACGTGGTGAGGTGGGCCCGCATACCCCCAAACAGCCTGGTGCTGGACGTTGGGGCTGGCATTGGCCTCTCCTCCATCGCGATACTGAGGGTGGTCCCGGGGAGCAGGGTTATTGCCGTTGACCCGTACAGGGAGAACCTCGAGGCCGCCAAGCTCTATGCAGAGATCCTGGGGCTCGCGGACAGGCTTGAGACCAGGGTGGGTAGGGGTGAGGAGGTGGACAAGCTGGTGGACATGGTGGATTGGGCTGTCGCTATCAACGTGCTCAGCTGGTGCGCGGACCCGCTCGTCCTCCTTCAGGCTGTGGGGAGGGTTGCGCCGAGGCTGCTGCTGGCTCAGGGGGTCTCGGATAAGAGGGTCAACTTGGCCACGATCTTCATCACCTACCTCCTCGGCTCAGGGCCCTACCCCACTCGCAGGCGGCTCTACGAGATGCTGAGGCTGGCGGGCTGGAAGGTGGAGCGGAGGACGGAGTTCCCAGCCCCCATCGTCGTGGCGAGCAGGGGTGGGAGTATTGAAGGAGGTTAA
- a CDS encoding ATPase, T2SS/T4P/T4SS family, giving the protein MPLTKVKLKIKLEEVPQRKLRKASEGGAEPVPLQPSVGGERGAAQSMLGVEEAPEAAQPTPLSTAESVSPATTLTGLQSEAMKARAEAVQPGVVREKAEPVRHPRLAPAFRKVWRVPRVRLREAGRLEGAEVPLPPITGRLVRTQSGYLIIGDGVVRVYAEREGAWGPLEPLVEYSGTQEIFIRELDGEVHITAGIEGRRYTVELPRELLVERLVQRIAIEAGIPLSERNPQDSGEFRGWRVNLALPQLAGGWQLSAARVVRVEPFRAEPLLLARLVTLTASPNSITFVGPPGSGKTTALIGVLNAILSLWPRLRVSIVEEEPEVATQVRGPNVVSYFSFGDRNVTANIRATRRYDRPDLLVVGELRGEEVPSWFEAAGSGIPVLTTAHSKELADALKRLNTLIQASGLQASVLDAVRVWVVCGKTVSSEGGIQRGVQAVYVVDARGFVPVYKAGRYLPEEDFLQLLPPELQLSLEGASEAEKVYGVIKQRLNARVDGVRFEKMEPIVPEEVVS; this is encoded by the coding sequence ATGCCGCTAACCAAAGTGAAGCTGAAGATCAAGCTCGAGGAGGTTCCCCAGCGCAAGCTGCGGAAAGCCTCTGAAGGAGGAGCGGAACCTGTACCCCTTCAACCCAGTGTTGGGGGGGAGCGTGGCGCTGCTCAATCAATGCTTGGGGTAGAGGAGGCCCCAGAGGCTGCGCAGCCTACCCCCCTGAGTACCGCTGAAAGCGTGTCACCAGCTACTACGCTGACAGGCCTGCAGTCCGAAGCGATGAAGGCGCGAGCTGAAGCGGTTCAACCAGGGGTGGTGCGAGAGAAAGCGGAACCGGTGAGGCATCCCAGGCTTGCCCCCGCGTTCAGAAAGGTATGGCGCGTTCCGCGAGTAAGGCTCCGTGAGGCTGGAAGGCTGGAGGGGGCTGAAGTCCCGCTGCCCCCTATTACCGGCAGGCTCGTGCGGACTCAATCCGGTTACTTGATCATAGGTGACGGCGTGGTGAGGGTTTACGCGGAGAGGGAGGGGGCGTGGGGGCCGCTGGAGCCCCTAGTGGAGTACTCCGGGACGCAGGAGATCTTCATTAGGGAGCTGGACGGGGAGGTCCACATCACAGCCGGCATCGAGGGGAGGCGCTACACCGTCGAGCTGCCCCGGGAGCTCTTGGTGGAGAGGCTGGTCCAGCGCATCGCGATCGAGGCTGGGATCCCGCTGTCCGAGAGGAACCCTCAGGACAGCGGCGAGTTCAGGGGGTGGCGAGTGAACCTCGCACTACCACAGCTAGCCGGTGGCTGGCAGCTCTCCGCAGCCCGCGTGGTGAGGGTTGAACCCTTCAGGGCCGAGCCATTGCTCCTAGCGAGGCTCGTCACTCTAACCGCTTCGCCGAACAGCATTACGTTCGTCGGCCCCCCAGGCTCCGGCAAGACGACGGCCCTGATCGGGGTGCTGAACGCGATCCTGAGCCTGTGGCCCAGATTGAGGGTCAGCATCGTTGAGGAGGAGCCTGAGGTGGCTACGCAGGTTCGGGGGCCGAACGTCGTCTCGTACTTTTCCTTCGGCGACAGGAACGTAACAGCCAACATTAGGGCAACCCGGCGCTACGACAGGCCGGACCTCCTAGTAGTGGGGGAGCTGAGGGGCGAGGAGGTGCCGAGCTGGTTTGAGGCGGCTGGCAGCGGCATTCCCGTTTTGACGACTGCGCACAGCAAGGAGCTGGCTGACGCGCTGAAGCGCCTCAACACTTTGATACAGGCCTCGGGGCTCCAGGCCTCCGTCCTGGACGCCGTGAGAGTCTGGGTGGTCTGCGGGAAAACGGTGTCGTCGGAGGGCGGGATCCAGCGCGGGGTGCAGGCGGTGTATGTGGTAGATGCGAGGGGCTTCGTGCCAGTCTACAAGGCTGGGCGGTACTTGCCGGAGGAGGACTTCCTGCAACTGCTCCCGCCGGAGCTGCAGCTCTCGCTCGAGGGCGCGAGCGAAGCCGAGAAGGTGTACGGGGTCATCAAGCAGAGGCTTAACGCAAGGGTGGACGGTGTGCGCTTCGAGAAGATGGAACCTATCGTCCCGGAGGAGGTGGTGTCCTGA